A segment of the Chitinophagaceae bacterium genome:
CTGGGCAAGAATAGCCCCATCCCCTAAAGGGGTGAAGAAAACAATTACTCCAGCCAGTATGTATCTACAAATCAATTTCATTATTTCTTTATTTTCTTTAACCGCTTACGGGGTTTGCAACCGCCGTCAGGGTTTCAACAATCTTTTAATAACCTTTTTCTTTACCGGTACAATTGTTCCGTGTTTATGTCCTTCCGGAACTTTTACCTTTGTTGTTACGTTTTCAAAATTCACAAAATCCTTCGTTGCTGATGCTTCATAAATTTTCTTTCGGTATGAATCATAATAGATCAGCCACTCATCTTTCAGTTTTACAACAGCTGGCCCTTCTGTAAAATTATCGGAGAAGGGTTTTGAAATATTCGTCCACGGACCAAGTGCTGTTGTGCCGAATGCCACTTTAATATTCCGTTCAGGTCTTGTATTATCTTTCAACACCAGCACATAATCATCTTTCTTCCGTTTTACGATCACGGCATCAATAACACTGAACTTTGGATCAATAAATAGTTTCGTATCAGTGAATGTTTTAAAATCAGGCGTTGTGGTTACATACATGCGGTGATTGTTGCTGTCTTCTTCAATACCACGTTCAAATCTTCCCGGTATGCAACTTGCCCAAATGATGATGTATCGCTTTTCTTCATCATCATAAAACAATTCAGGCGCCCATGTATTAACAGCGGTTGGTTCATTCTTCATCACCGGAATAAATTGCTGCTCACTCCAGTTGAAAAGATCTTTCGATGAAGCATAACCAAAACCAAGATCACCACGCCAACTGCTTGTCCATACCAAATGAAAAGTACCATCAGGTCCCTGCACCATCGATGGATCACGCATCACTTTCTGGTTACCTACTTTCGGTTGTAAAAGAACTGTATCAAGATCTGTCCAATTTCTGCCATCATAACTGTACAACATTCGTAAACCTTCATTCGCAGGTTCATGAAAGGAAGTAAACAGGTATGCTTTACTTGAACATGAAGCAAGCAAAATGAATAATGAGCAATGAATAATGAGTGACTTCAAACGCATGCTTATTATTTTTCCAAGATCAATACCCAATCATTTCCATCCTTCTGTTCTCCCGGAGGATTGAAACTTTTGATTGATTCATTTTTGTATCCTCCAATCGGTTGTTGTTTGCCAGTTGCCGGGTTAAACCAACTTGCTTTCTTAGGTACAAACTTCAGTTTCGATATATCAATTTTAAATTCTCTTCCGTTGTACACATAAAACATGGCATAACTGCTTCCTCTTGTTGCAGCTACACGATTATAACGTTCGCCACTATCCATAACTGCATTCTGTGCAGGTATA
Coding sequences within it:
- a CDS encoding glycoside hydrolase family 43 protein, translated to MRLKSLIIHCSLFILLASCSSKAYLFTSFHEPANEGLRMLYSYDGRNWTDLDTVLLQPKVGNQKVMRDPSMVQGPDGTFHLVWTSSWRGDLGFGYASSKDLFNWSEQQFIPVMKNEPTAVNTWAPELFYDDEEKRYIIIWASCIPGRFERGIEEDSNNHRMYVTTTPDFKTFTDTKLFIDPKFSVIDAVIVKRKKDDYVLVLKDNTRPERNIKVAFGTTALGPWTNISKPFSDNFTEGPAVVKLKDEWLIYYDSYRKKIYEASATKDFVNFENVTTKVKVPEGHKHGTIVPVKKKVIKRLLKP